The genomic window TTCCGACGGAAGCATCGCAAATGGCAAGCCGTGCCGGCGCCAGTCGGCCGATTTTTTGAGAAGCGGCGTGCTTCAATCTGTCACCCTTTTGACTCCGGCAGACGAACCGGCCAAAGATGCCGCCGTGGCCAGGTCGTCGGGAGAGGTTGATGAACGGTCGGATTTCGCCAGCTGGTATTCGAGCCCCTAAGCGGTTCGTACATCTCTTCGCCGCCTTGGCCGCAACACTGCTGCTGACAACGGTGGCGGTCGGGCAGGACCTAGGGCCGCAAAGCCAGACTTCGCGCGAGCAGGTCGAAAAACTCGTCGGCCTCTGGAAGGATCATTTTGCCGGGGCCGATAGCCTGCAGCAGCGGCGGACCGCCTTCAAGGCGCTGATGGAGACGATGCCTGGGCCGACGCGCATCCAGCTTCGCCAGATCGATGCGGACGGCGTCAATGCCGAGCTGATGTGGCCGGCCCGTCTTCATCACCCGATCGGTCAAAGGGTGATCCTCTACATCCATGGCGGCGGGTTCTCGAGCGGTTCCATCCGCACCCACAGCCTGCTTGCCGGCTCGCTCGCCAAGGCCGCATCGAGCGACGTGCTTCTCATCGATTATCGGCTGGTGCCGGAATATGGTTATCCCGCCCAGATCAACGATGCGCTGACAGCCTATCGATGGCTTCTCGACAACGGCTATGACAATGGGAACGTCGTCGTGGCAGGAGACGGCGCCGGCGGCAATATCGCGATCGAGACCGTGCTACGGCAGATGCAGGCGGCAAAGCCGCTGCCGGCGGGTGTGGTGGCGCTCAGCCCCATCACCGACCTGGCCGCGACGGGCGGATCGATGACGTCGAACGCCGATGGCGATCCGTTGGTCGATAAGGCCTGGATCGAAACCCTCCGCAAAGCCTATCTCGGCCGCCGCTCGCCGACCGATCCCCAGGCGTCGCCGCTTTATGCCGACATGAAAGGCTTTCCGCCACTGCTGCTGCAGGTTGGCTCCGGCGAAGCCCTGCTTGATGACACGCTACGGCTCGCCGACAAGGCGCGCCAGGCCGGCGTGGATGTCACCACCGAGGTCTGGCCTGGCATGCCTCACCAGTGGCAGCTGTTTCCCTCGCTACTCGATGATGCCGATCGGGCGAGCCAGAACATCGCCGAATTCGCGGTCCGGCATTTTGCGGACAAGCCGAAGGAATAGCACGGAAGACTGAGCGGCCAGGCTCGCGTCATTGCGGTGCGTTGCCGGATGGCGAGGATGCCAAGGGCTGTTCGACCTCCCGGCCGACGCTCAGCGCTTTGCGCACATTCGGCTCCAGCCGCTCGACATAAGCGTGGTCGGGAGCAGCCCCTAGCGCATCCAGTACCTTTGAAAAGAAGGACCGTGCAGCGGCAGCCGCCGTGACGTCGAAGATATCGGCATCGCTCAGTCCGTGTTTCTTCAGCCCGTCAATATCCTGCTGCGTGATCGATGTCGCATCGCGCGCCACCTTCGCGGCAAAGGCCATGATCGCGCGTTCGCCGGCGTCGATCGGCGCCCTTTCCGTTTCGTTGACGACCGCCGTCAGCCCGTCGCTGGTGAATCCCTCGCGCAGCAGCACGGAGCCGTGCGCCAGCATGCAATAGGAGGATTTCAGCTCTTTGGCCGCCGCCAACGTCACCAGTTCGTAGCGCCTGAGGCTCATATGGCTGCGAATGCTCGAAAGCAGCGCTCCCCAATTCTCCATCACTTCCGGTCGGTAACCGAAGGCGCGGTACATATTCGGCAGATAGCCGTAGCTTGCCTCCGCCGATGCATACATCGACGTCGTCTTCTCGTTGGCGGATGCATTCGGGGTGTGAATGAAAGCCATGGCGCTACCCTCCCTTGATCTGCTGGGAGAATTAGAGCGACTGCCGTCGACATCAATCTGCCCTCGACCACAGGCTGGCAGCCCGAACTTATCTAATCTCCAATCGCAGCCCGCAGTTGCCGGTTGAGCGGCAGGATATGATGCTCCGTCAGTGCCGCCATCAGAATGTCACCCGGCTCCGCCGGCGATACCCAGCGGATTTCTTCGATCTCCGCCACCGCGCTGACCGCGTGGCCATCGATATGCAGCTGGAAGATATCGGCGACGACGACATGATCCGGCTCGTTGGCTGCCGGTGCCTCGAATTGCCCGAGAAATTCGAGCTCGGCTATCGTCGCAACGAGCCCGATTTCCTCGAAAAGCTCCCTTATCAGCGCTTCCTCAGCCGTCTCACCCGGCTCGATCTTGCCGCCCGGCTGCATGAAGGCCGGCGTGCCGCGCTTGCGCACCAGAAGCACATGGCCATCGTCGCGCACCACGAGGGCGGCAGATATGCGGATCGTTTTCGTCATGCGCAGATCTGAACGGATTCGCTGCCCCAATTCAATCGTCTTCGGCTGATTGGCAACGGCGGCGCGCCTGCCTATATCAGCGATATCGGAAGTGGAAGGCGGATCAGGCGATGTTCCAGGCAGCGGCGATCGAGAGTGATGACAAGGCTGAATTCTATCGTCAGCTCGCCCAGCAATTGGAGGCGCTGCTTGCCGGCGAGTCCGATATGATCGCAAATGCCGCAAACGCTTCGGCACTGATGTTTCAGATGATGCCGGACTTAAACTGGGCCGGCTTCTATTTCCTGAAAGGCGGCGAACTCGTCCTCGGCCCCTTCCAGGGCAAGCCCGCCTGCGTGCGTATTCCCGTCGGCCGTGGAGTTTGCGGCACGGCGGTCAAGGAGGGCGCGTCGATCCTCGTCGAGGACGTTCACTCTTTTCCGGGCCATATCGCCTGCGACGCCGCCTCCCGCTCCGAGCTTGTGGTTCCGGTCAGGAACGGCAGCGACATCATCGGCGTCATCGATCTCGACAGCCCGATCCCATCCCGTTTCGATACGGATGACCAAGCGGGTATTGAACGACTGGCAAAGATTTTTGCCGAGGCGACGACATTCTGACGATCAGAATCGGGCGGCGCGCCACGATAGTCATTGGTGACGGAATGGATGTTTCGCACTTCGCCTGATGCGAGCCGCACTGCCGGTCACGTGCGTGCCTTCAGTTTGTTTGCTCCATGAAAGCGGGATTCGTTGATCGTTTCCCACGTCAGCCAAGTCGCACCTGCTTCTTAGAACGTTCCAATAAATTGATGGGATTTCGATCGAATGAATTTCAAAAATTGATCAATAAACTGGCGCTGTTTCGGCGAATTCACAAATTTCTCTTGACATAATTGGAACGTTCCAAATAGATGAGGCAAGAAACGATGACGTCAGGAGGGGGAAGTGACAAAGGCGCGAGTGACCGTCATCGACATTGCGAAGGCCGCCGGCGTCTCCAAGTCGACAGTGTCGCTGGTGCTTCAAGGCTCGTCTCTCGTCAACGAAGCAACGCGCGCGAAGGTCAATGCCGTCATGCGGGAGCTTGGCTACGTCTACAATCGCGGCGCAGCCAATCTCCGGCAGGCCGGCGCCAAGTCGAGGATCATCGGCGTCGTTGTGAACGATCTGACGAACAGCTTCTTTGCTGAGCTCGCGGTCGGCGTCGATATGGTCGTTCAGTCGGCCGGATTCGTGCAGTTCCTGTCGAACACCGGTGAGAGCATCGACAGGCAGCGCGAGGTTGTCGCATCGATGCGCGAGCATGGCATTTCCGGCCTGATCGTCTCGCCGGCGCGCGCTACCGATGCCGCCGACTTCAAGCCGCTCGTGGCGGCAGGAATTCCTGTTGTGGTCGTCGTGCGAAACCTGCCGGGGGCCAAGGTCTCGTCGATCGTCTCCGATAACCGTGCCGGCATGGCATCAGCCGTTCGACACCTGGTGGAGCTCGGTCACAAGCGCATTGCCTTTCTCGGCGGCTTTCCCGATACCGCCGTCTTCGACGATCGTCTTGCCGGCTACCGAAGCGCGATCGAGACGGCCGGGCTCGGTTACGACGAAGATCTCGTCGTTGCGTCCGCGCCCTCGCGGGCAGGCGGAGTGGAGGCGATCGGAAAGGCACTTGCTCTTGTCAATCAGCCCACCGCGGCCGTCTGCTTTAACGATGCCGTCGCCTTCGGTGTTTGCGACGGGTTGCGCGCACGCCGACTGGAGCCTGGCGCCGACTTCGCCGTCGTTGGCTTCGACGATGTCATCGAGGCGCAGGCGGCGGTTCCCGCGCTGACCACGGTCTCCGTTGATCCGCAGGGCATCGGGCGCAGGGGCGCACAGATGCTTCTCAAGCAGATCAATGCCGGCAAGGCCGAGGCGGAAATGGTGACGACGGCCGTTCGGCTGGTTGTCCGCGACAGCTGCGGAGCCGGCAAGGCCGTGCCGGCGGCGGCCGGCAGAGCGTGATAGTCGAAACAGGATTCCGAGTGACGCACATGAAGAAGCATCTCACCCCAGCCGAAGCGGCGTCGCTGATCCCGGACGGCGCCGTTGTCACGGTGTCGTCTTCGAGCGGTCTGGGTTGTCCCGATCTCATGCTTAAGGCGATCGGCGAGCGTTTCGATGCGACCGGCCATCCTCGCGATATCACCACCCTTCACCCGATCGCGGCCGGCGACATGAGCGGCATCAAGGGAGTCGACTATATCGCCAGGAAGGGCCTGCTCAAGCGTATCATCGGCGGTTCCTATCCGTCAGGTCCGTCCTCATCAGAGCCGCCGCTGATCTGGCAGATGATCACCAACAACGAGATCCCGGCCTATAACATTCCCTCCGGCATCCTGTTCGACATCCATCGCGAAGCCGCCGCAAAGCGGCCGGGCGTCCTGACCAAGGTCGGCATCGACACCTTCGTCGATCCCCGGCGGCAGGGCTGCGCAATGAACGAACGGGCGTCGGAAGACCCGGTGGTCAAGCGTGTCAGCTTCGAAGGGGATGATTGGCTGTTCTTCCCCTCGATCGTCCCTCAGGTCGCCATCATCCGCGCCACCACTGCCGACGAACGCGGCAACCTCACCTATGAACATGAAGGCGCCTATCTCGGCGGCCTCGACCAGGCGCTTGCCGCACGCAACAACGGCGGCGTCGTCATCGCGCAGGTCAAGCGGATCACCAAGGAAGGCTCGCTGAAGCCGCATGACGTCCGGGTGCCGGGAATGCTCGTCGATTATGTGATCGTCGACCCCGATCAGAAGCAGACGACACAGACAGGATATGATCCGGCAATATCAGGGGAGATCTTCCGCCCGCTCGATAGCTTCCGCGTTCCGGAATTCAATGTTCAAAAGGTCATCGCGCGCCGTGTCGCGCAGGAGCTGGAGGCTGGAAGCTGCGTAAATCTGGGCTTCGGTATCTCGGCCAACGTGCCGCGCATCCTGCTGGAGGAGGGGCTCCACGGCGCCGTCACCTGGGTCATCGAGCAGGGGGCGGTCGGTGGCGTGCCGCTGCTCGACTTCGCCTTCGGCTGCGCCTCCAACGCTGACGCCTACATGCCGTCTCCTTATCAGTTCACCTATTTCCAGGGCGCCGGCTTCGATGCATCGCTCTTGTCCTTCCTCGAAATCGGTAGGGACGGTTCGGTCAATGTCTCCAAGCTGTCGTTCCGGCCGCATGTCACCGCCGGCGCCGGAGGCTTCGTCGACATCACGGCGCGGGCCAAGAAGATCGTCTTCTCAGGCATGTTCAATGCCGGCGCGAAGCTGTCGATCGCCGACGGAGCTCTGCTCATCGAAAAGGAAGGCAAGCTGAAGAAGCTGGTGAACGAGGTCGAACATGTCACCTTCAGCGGCCGGCGCGCGATAGAGCAGGGGCAGGACATCACCTATGTCACCGAGCGGTGCGTGATGAAGCTGACACTTGGCGGCATCGTGCTGACCGAAATCGCTCCCGGCGTCGATCTTCAAGCTCATATCCTCGACCAGTCCGAATTCCCGCTGATCGTCGCTCCTGATCTCAAGGTCATGGAGGCCGGACTCTTTCGCGAGGCTGGGATCGGCCTGTCGCTTCCAGCAAAGAGGGCTCGGACATTGGAGGGCACCTTCAATGGCTAGCGGAACGGTTAAGGTCGATATCGAAGGCCACGTCGCGACGCTGACGATCTCTCGGCCGGAGAAGCTGAATGCACTCGACCTCGACATGCTGAAAGCCTTGGCCGGCGCAGTCGACTTGGTGGAGGCGAACCCGAATGTGCGCGCCGCCGTTCTCACCGGTGAAGGGAAGGGCTTTTCCGCCGGAGGCGACATCAAGGCCTGGGGCGGAATGCTGCCGCAGGAGTTCGGTCACGCCTGGGTGCGGCACGGCCATCGCATATTCGAAAGGCTGGCGACGTTGCGAGTGCCGCTGGTCGCGGCGCTGAACGGCCACGCCCTCGGCGGAGGGCTTGAGCTGGCGGGCGTTGCCGACATTCGCCTTGCGGAGGAGCAGATCAAGATCGGCCTACCGGAGACCGGCCTCGGCATGGTGCCGGGCTGGTCCGGAACCCAGCGTCTCGTGCGCCGCTTCGGTGCGCAGGTCGTCCGACGTATGGCGCTCGGCGGCGAAATATTCACCGCCGAGGAGGCGCGCCTGCTCGGTATCGTCGACGCGGTCGTTCCCTCGGGAACTTCGCTGACATCCGCCAGGAAATATGCCGAGCGGATTGCCGCGCGGGGACCGGCCGCCATCGAGATCGTTAAGTTGATGATCGCGTCGGCGAACGGTGAGGACAATGGAACCGCGGTCGAAGCCCTCGGCTCGATCCTCGCCGCCAAGACCGGCGATCTGAAAGAGGGCGTCGCGTCGTTCAGCGAGAAGCGCCCGGCAACATTCAAGGGAGAATGGTAATGACGGTTCTCGTAAACCCCACTGCGCTGAGCGACCATAGAGCGCGCGATTTCAGGATGCTCATCGACGGCAAATGGGAGGCCGGTGTTTCCGATCCGATCGAGCGTGTCGCGCCGAGCCACGGCGTCGTGGTCAGCCGGTTCCCAACTGGCAGCAGGACGGACGCCGAGCGCGCCATCGCCGCCGCACGCAAAGCCTTCAATCTCGGGCCGTGGCCGCGAATGACTGCTTCCGAACGTTCCGCCATCCTTTTGAAGGCGGCGGATTTGATAGAGGCACGTGCGGAAGAGCTGGCATTTCTCGACGCCATCGAGGCAGGAAAGCCGATCGCGCAGGTACGGGGGGAAGTTGCAGGCTCTGTCGACATATGGCGCTATGCGGCGGCCCTGGCCCGCGACCTCCACGGCGAAAGCTACAACACGCTCGGCGACGGCACGCTTGGTATCGTCCTGCGCGAGGCGATCGGCGTGGTATCGATCATCACGCCCTGGAATTTTCCATTCCTGATCGTCGGCCAGAAACTGCCATTCGCTCTGGCCGCAGGCTGCACGACCGTTGTCAAGCCCTCGGAACTGACCTCGGGATCGACGCTCGTCCTGGGTGAAATCCTGCAGGAAGCGGGCGTCCCGGAGGGCGTCGTCAACATTGTCACCGGCACGGGACCTGAGGTCGGCGCGGTCATGACCTCTCATCCCGACGTCGACATGGTCTCCTTCACCGGCTCGACCGGTGTGGGCAAGCTGACCATGTCGAATGCCGCGCAGACGCTGAAGAAGGTCTCGCTGGAGCTGGGTGGAAAGAACCCGCAGATCGTCTTCCCGGATGCCGATCTCGATGCCTGCATCGATGCCGCCGTCTTCGGCGCATATTTCAATGCCGGCGAATGCTGCAATGCCGGCTCGCGGCTGATCCTGCACAAATCGATCGCTTCCGATGTCGTCAAGCGGATTGCCGAACTGTCGAAGAGCGTGAAGGTCGGCGACCCGCTTGATCCTTCGACGCAGGTCGGCGCGATCATCACGCCGCAGCATCTGGAGAAGATATCCGGATATGTCGCCGGTGCCAGGAGCAGCGGCGCCCATATCGCCCATGGCGGGGAGAGGCTCGATCTCGGCATGGGACAGTTCATGTCGCCGACGATCCTCGAAGCGGTCACGCCTGACATGGCGGTGGCCCGCGAGGAAGTCTTCGGTCCGGTCCTGTCGGTCCTGACATTCGAAACGACTGCCGAGGCCATCAGGATCGCGAATTCCATCGACTACGGTCTGTCGGCCGGGGTCTGGAGCCGCGATTTCGATACCTGCCTGACCATCGGCCGGTCGGTGCGGGCGGGCACGGTCTGGATGAATACCTTTATGGACGGCGCCTCGGAACTTCCCTTCGGTGGCTACAAGCAGAGCGGCCTCGGCCGTGAGCTCGGTCGCCATGCGGTCGAAGACTATACGGAGACCAAGACGCTGAACATGCATATCGGCAAGCGCACCAATTGGTGGATGCCGCAGAGGTAAAGCCGGTCTAACCGGCATTAAAGCTACGCCTGAGGAGGGCGGGTGATCGGGTGCGGGAATGGGTTCCGCATCCTTCAAACGGGAACTGGGAGGTTCTTCGATGAATAGGTTTTTAAGCTCGGCGGCGATTGCTGTCGTGATGGTTTCTGGTTTGGGTGGGGCTCATGCTGCCGACGTGAAGGAAGTGCAGATGCTGCACTGGTGGACGTCTGGCGGCGAGGCTGCGGCCTTGAACGTCTTGAAGCAGGATCTGTCGAAGGAAGGCTTTGCCTGGAAGGACGTCCCGGTTGCCGGCGGCGGCGGTGATGCGGCGATGACGGCGCTGAAGGCGATGGTGGCGGCCGGCACCTATCCGACAGCCTCGCAGATGCTGGGTTATACCGTGCTCGACTATGCCCAGGCCGGCGTCATGGGTGATCTGACGGAGACGGCCAAGAAGGAAGGCTGGGACAAGTCGGTGCCGGCAGCGCTGCAGAAATTCTCCGTCTATGACGGCAAGTGGGTCGCAGCCCCGGTTAACGTGCACTCGGTCAACTGGCTGTGGATCAACAAGGCCGTGATGGACAAGATCGGCGGCAAGCAGCCGAAGAGCTTCGACGACCTGATCGCGCTGCTCGACAAGGCGAAGGCCGCCGGTGTCATCCCGCTGGCGCTCGGCGGCCAGAACTGGCAGGAAGCGACGATGTTCGATTCCATCGTGCTGTCGACCGGCGGCCCGGAGTTCTACAAGAAGGCCTTCAACGATCTCGACGAGGCGTCGCTGAAGTCGGACACGATGAAGAAGTCCTTCGACAACCTGGCGAAGATCGTCAAATATGTCGATCCGAACTTCTCCGGCCGCGACTGGAACCTGGCGACCGCCATGGTCATCAAGGGTGACGCGCTGGTGCAGGTGATGGGCGACTGGGCCAAGGGCGAATTCGTCGCCGCCAAGAAGAAGCCGGATGCCGACTTCCTCTGCTACCGCTTCCCCGGCACCGAAGGCAGCGTGATCTACAACTCCGACATGTTCGGCATGTTCAACGTTCCCGACGACCGCAAGGCCGCCCAGGTGGCGCTGGCGACGGCAACGCTGTCGAAGAGCTTCCAGTCGGCCTTCAACGTCGTCAAGGGCTCGGTCCCGGCCCGCACCGACGTTCCCGACACCGACTTCGACGCCTGCGGCAAGAAGGGCATCGCCGATCTGAAGGCGGCCAACGAGGGCGGCACGCTGTTCGGTTCGCTCGCTCAAGGGTATGGCGCGCCTCCGGCAATCGCCAATGCCTATAAGGACGTCGTCTCGAAGTTCGTCCACGGCCAGATCAAGAGCTCCGACGAAGCTGTCAAGCAGCTCGTCCAGGCGATCGACGACGCCCGCTGAGTTCTGCCGATGAACACGGCTTCCCCGCGTCCTGCGCGGGGAGGCTTCAGCCCCTGACGGATATGTGGGGGCGATCATGCGGGGACGGCATGCGGGCCAGAAGCCCATGACGACATGCAGGGAGGAGATGCATTCGATGAGCACAGTTGCCACCACCGATCCGGTTCTGACGCCGGAGCAAGCGGGCGGGATGTCGATCAGAAGCCGGCTGCAGGATGCGCTGCCGAAGATCGTGCTGGCGCCGAGCTTCGTCATCACGCTGATCTTCGTCTACGGCTTCATCGTCTGGACGGCCTATCTCTCCTTCACCAATTCCAAGACCTTTCCCTCCTATGAACTGACCGGCGCGCGCGCCTATCAGCGGCTGTGGCGCTGGACCTTCGAGAACGATCCGCCGTCTTCCTGGTATACCTCGATCACCAACATGGCGATCTTCGGCTTCCTCTATGTCGGCATCTGCCTGGCGCTTGGCCTGCTGCTCGCCATCCTGCTCGACCAGAAGATCCGCGGCGAGGGGTTGCTCAGACCGATCTTCCTCTATCCGATGGCGCTTTCCTTCATCGTCACCGGGGTCGCCTGGAAGTGGTTCCTCGATCCCGGCCTCGGGCTGGAACAGACGCTGCACCACTTCGGCTGGACGAGCTTCCACTTCGACTGGATCAAGAACAAGGACTTCGTCATCTATACCGTCGTCATCGCCGGTGTCTGGCAGGCCTCCGGCTTCGTCATGGCGATGTTCCTCGCCGGTCTGCGCGGCATCGACGGCGAGATCATGAAGGCGGCGCAGATCGATGGCGCCTCGCCCTTTCAGCTCTATCGCCGCATCATCATCCCGCTGTTGCGCCCGATCTTCCTGTCGGCCTTCATCGTGCTCGCCCATATGGCGATCAAGTCCTATGACCTGGTGGTGGCGCTGACCTCGGGCGGTCCCGGCGGCTCGGCCTGGCTGCCGTCGAACTTCATGTATGAATACACCTTCAAGCGCAACGAGATGGCCGTCGGCTCGGCCAGCGCCATCATCATGCTGATGACGATCTCGGCGATCATCGTTCCCTATCTCTATTCCGAACTGAAGGAGAAGGCCCGATGAGCGGCGTCACCTCTGCGATCGGCACGTCCTCATCGGCAGCGGCGGCCAAAGCTCTCGAGCGCGGCAACAGCGCCCGCTGGATCGGCCGCATCGTCATCTACGGCCTGCTGGTGATCTTCGCCATCCTCTACCTGATGCCGCTCTTCGTCATGCTGACGACCTCGTTCAAGACGATGGACGAGATCCAGAACGGCAACATGCTGGCGCTGCCGCAGGCGCCGACCTTCGATCCCTGGGTCAAGGCCTGGGGCGAGGCCTGCGTCGGGCTCACCTGCGCCGGCATCAAGGGCTACTTCTGGAACTCGATCAAAATGGTGGTGCCGGCGGTGGCGATCTCCACCTTCATGGGCGCGCTGAACGGTTATGTCCTGACCAAGTGGCGCTTCCCCGGCCATACGCTGGTGTTCGGGCTGATGCTGTTTGCCTGCTTCATTCCGTTCCAGTCGGTGCTCTTGCCGATGGCGACCATCCTCGGCTCGCTCGGCCGCTTCGGGGTGACGCTGCAGAACGCCACCGGCCTCAGTTTCGGCTTCGGCAATTCCACCGTCAATCTGGTCTTCGTCCATGTCGTCTATGGCTTGGGCTTCACGACGCTGTTCTTCCGCAATTTCTACGAGGCCTTCCCGACCGAGCTGGTCCGGGCCGCCCAGGTCGATGGCGCCAGTTTCTTCCAGATCTTCCGCCGCATCATGCTGCCGAACTCGCTGCCGATCATCGTCGTCACCGTCATCTACCAGTTCACCAACATCTGGAACGACTTCCTGTTTGCCTCGGCCTATGCCGGCACCGGTGACTCCATGCCGATGACGGTGGCGCTCAACAATGTCGTCAACACCTCGACCGGGGTGGTCGAATACAATGTCAACATGGCGGCGGCGATGATCGCCGCCGTGCCGACGCTCATCGTCTATATCCTCGCCGGCCGCTACTTCGTGCGTGGCCTGATGGCGGGCGCAGTCAAAGGGTAACCCATGGCTTTCCTGGAAATCTCCGGCCTCAGAAAGCGCTTCGGCGCCGTCGACATCCTCAAGGGCATCGATCTCGAACTCGAAAAGGGCGGCTTCCTGGTGCTGGTCGGCCCGTCCGGCTGCGGCAAGTCGACCCTGCTCAACACCATTGCCGGACTGGAGACGATCACCTCAGGCGAGATCAGGATCGACGGGCGCGCCGTCAACGGCCTGCATCCTTCCAAGCGCGACATCGCCATGGTGTTCCAGTCCTATGCGCTCTATCCGAACATGACGGTGGCGGGCAACATCGCCTTCGGCATGGAGATGCGCGGCGTGCCGCAGGAAGAGCGCAAGCAGGCGATCGACAAGGTCGCCAAGGTGCTGCAGATCGGCCATCTGCTTGACCGCAAGCCGAGCCAGCTGTCGGGCGGCCAGCGCCAGCGCGTCGCCATGGGCCGGGCGCTCGTGCGCGATCCCAAGCTCTTCCTGTTCGACGAACCCTTATCCAACCTCGACGCCAAGCTCCGCGTCGACATGCGCATCGAGATCAAACGGCTGCATCAGGCGACCGGCAAGACCATCGTCTACGTCACCCACGACCAGATCGAGGCGATGACGCTGGCGACCAAGATCGCCGTGATGAAGGATGGCATCGTCCAGCAGTTCGGCACGCCGGCCGAGATCTACAACAATCCCGCCAACATGTTCGTCGCCGACTTCATGGGCTCACCGGCGATGAACCTGGTCAAGGCCTCGGTCGAGAACGGCGCAGCCGGCCTTGCCGTCTCGCTCGAGCGGCCGAATGCCGCGCCGCTGACGCTGCCCGTTACGGCAGGCGCCAACGGCCTCTCCTCCTATGCCGGCCGGCAGGTGATCTTCGGCATCCGGCCCGAGGCGCTGACCGATCCCGACGGCGCCGACCGCAATGCCCGCTCGCTCACCGAAGGCGACTGCCTGATCGAGGTCGTCGAACCGGCCGGCTCCGACACCTTCGCCGTCACCAAGCTCGGCGGCAAGGAAGTCGTCGCCCGCCTGCGCGCCGATGCCGGCATCGCTCCAGGCCAGCACACTCGCCTCGCTTTCAATCTCGACAAGGCCGTCTTCTTCGATCCCGAAACACAGGCAAGGATCGCGTGAGGTCAGGTGCTAAAATGAGCAATTCGCCTGACATTACCATCATCGGCTCGGGCATCGGCGGCTCCACGGTCGCCGCCGGTCTCGCCGCGACGGGTGCTCGGATCTTGATCCTCGAAGCCGGCGACCACATCACAGACCTTCCCGTCAATCGAGACCAGCGCGCCATTTTTCAGCGAGGCCATTTCCGGCCGAAGGAGACGTGGTACGAAGCCGACGGCAAGGGCTTCAATCCCGGCAACTACTACAATGTCGGCGGAAATTCGA from Rhizobium sp. Pop5 includes these protein-coding regions:
- a CDS encoding ABC transporter substrate-binding protein; protein product: MNRFLSSAAIAVVMVSGLGGAHAADVKEVQMLHWWTSGGEAAALNVLKQDLSKEGFAWKDVPVAGGGGDAAMTALKAMVAAGTYPTASQMLGYTVLDYAQAGVMGDLTETAKKEGWDKSVPAALQKFSVYDGKWVAAPVNVHSVNWLWINKAVMDKIGGKQPKSFDDLIALLDKAKAAGVIPLALGGQNWQEATMFDSIVLSTGGPEFYKKAFNDLDEASLKSDTMKKSFDNLAKIVKYVDPNFSGRDWNLATAMVIKGDALVQVMGDWAKGEFVAAKKKPDADFLCYRFPGTEGSVIYNSDMFGMFNVPDDRKAAQVALATATLSKSFQSAFNVVKGSVPARTDVPDTDFDACGKKGIADLKAANEGGTLFGSLAQGYGAPPAIANAYKDVVSKFVHGQIKSSDEAVKQLVQAIDDAR
- a CDS encoding carbohydrate ABC transporter permease yields the protein MSTVATTDPVLTPEQAGGMSIRSRLQDALPKIVLAPSFVITLIFVYGFIVWTAYLSFTNSKTFPSYELTGARAYQRLWRWTFENDPPSSWYTSITNMAIFGFLYVGICLALGLLLAILLDQKIRGEGLLRPIFLYPMALSFIVTGVAWKWFLDPGLGLEQTLHHFGWTSFHFDWIKNKDFVIYTVVIAGVWQASGFVMAMFLAGLRGIDGEIMKAAQIDGASPFQLYRRIIIPLLRPIFLSAFIVLAHMAIKSYDLVVALTSGGPGGSAWLPSNFMYEYTFKRNEMAVGSASAIIMLMTISAIIVPYLYSELKEKAR
- a CDS encoding ABC transporter ATP-binding protein, which gives rise to MAFLEISGLRKRFGAVDILKGIDLELEKGGFLVLVGPSGCGKSTLLNTIAGLETITSGEIRIDGRAVNGLHPSKRDIAMVFQSYALYPNMTVAGNIAFGMEMRGVPQEERKQAIDKVAKVLQIGHLLDRKPSQLSGGQRQRVAMGRALVRDPKLFLFDEPLSNLDAKLRVDMRIEIKRLHQATGKTIVYVTHDQIEAMTLATKIAVMKDGIVQQFGTPAEIYNNPANMFVADFMGSPAMNLVKASVENGAAGLAVSLERPNAAPLTLPVTAGANGLSSYAGRQVIFGIRPEALTDPDGADRNARSLTEGDCLIEVVEPAGSDTFAVTKLGGKEVVARLRADAGIAPGQHTRLAFNLDKAVFFDPETQARIA
- a CDS encoding carbohydrate ABC transporter permease, with the translated sequence MSGVTSAIGTSSSAAAAKALERGNSARWIGRIVIYGLLVIFAILYLMPLFVMLTTSFKTMDEIQNGNMLALPQAPTFDPWVKAWGEACVGLTCAGIKGYFWNSIKMVVPAVAISTFMGALNGYVLTKWRFPGHTLVFGLMLFACFIPFQSVLLPMATILGSLGRFGVTLQNATGLSFGFGNSTVNLVFVHVVYGLGFTTLFFRNFYEAFPTELVRAAQVDGASFFQIFRRIMLPNSLPIIVVTVIYQFTNIWNDFLFASAYAGTGDSMPMTVALNNVVNTSTGVVEYNVNMAAAMIAAVPTLIVYILAGRYFVRGLMAGAVKG